Part of the Planococcus plakortidis genome is shown below.
GCATGAAGTGAATGAAATCTATTCCGCCTATATTTACCGGCAAATCGATGGGGCTTCCAACCGTAAAGCCTATTGGACTGCTTGCCAAAAGATCAAGTCGTTCAAACACGCGCTCAGCACTCAAGCGGCGTCTCGGTTGGTCGAAGAAATCAAGTTCATGTATCCGAAACGGCCAGCGCTGTTGGATGAGGTGGGGAAGGTGAAGTTGGAATAACCATTTTGCTTCCTGATAAACGCAGTAAAAAAGCCGGATTCATTAATCTCACTTAAGGATTAATGGATCCGGCTTTAGTATGTTGAGTTAGAGTAAATGCTGTGCCAATAAATGATGGATTTTAAGCTTGCAACTCCGGCAAGGGTTTATCTTTTTTCATAATCGAAAACCCGCTCCAGGCGAATAGTGCAGAGGCGATATAGAAAATGCTTGATATTGTGAAGAAGTCCACTAAATAGCCGGTGGCAATGACCGCTGCCGCTGCAGCAATTGACGTCCAAATATGGTAATTGCCAATTTCCTTTCCGGCGCTTTCTTTTAAGACATGTCTGGCCAATACGGTTTTTTCAGAGTTTTTTTGGACTGCACCAAGCACTCCCATAAAGATTTGAAGAAGATAGACATGCCATATTTCGTTTGCCAGGGGGAAGACAAGCAATAGTAGCGCCATCCCCCAGGAATAGACGCTGAGCAGCACTTGGTCGCCCGCTTTGTCAGCGATTTTACCGATAAGCGGGTAGCAAATGGCAGCGGTCAACGCAAACAGCCCATAAGCCCAGCCAAATTGAGAGTAGGAATTTCCAACGTTTCTGAGCATCAAGATGTAAAACGGGAAGATTATGCTTGAGGCCATGACAATGGTTCCTTGATAGACGATGAATCTCTTATAGTTCATTCCTTGTACTCCTCATAGAAAATATTCACAAACCGCTCGCTTGGATCGTATTCTTTTTTCAAGTCGAAAAACTCGCTCGTCCGTGGGTAGGCTTCTGCCATTTGTTCTTTAGTGGGGTAGCCGAAATACGGCAAGTAATAGCTCCCGCCGTGGTCGAGCGTCACATCAATCATGTTGCGGACGAC
Proteins encoded:
- a CDS encoding MFS transporter, which produces MNYKRFIVYQGTIVMASSIIFPFYILMLRNVGNSYSQFGWAYGLFALTAAICYPLIGKIADKAGDQVLLSVYSWGMALLLLVFPLANEIWHVYLLQIFMGVLGAVQKNSEKTVLARHVLKESAGKEIGNYHIWTSIAAAAAVIATGYLVDFFTISSIFYIASALFAWSGFSIMKKDKPLPELQA